A window of Neisseria canis contains these coding sequences:
- a CDS encoding PAAR domain-containing protein, which yields MLEPFINWHRGTEMKGIIRLGDETTHGGNVIEASSQMIIDGKPAALVGDLVSCPLPGHGINPIIEGSETISFDGKAVALEGCQTACGCTLISSMPNVSSDS from the coding sequence TTGCTTGAACCATTTATTAATTGGCACAGAGGTACAGAAATGAAAGGGATTATACGCTTAGGAGATGAAACTACTCACGGCGGGAATGTCATCGAAGCTTCGTCTCAAATGATCATCGATGGCAAACCAGCAGCTTTAGTTGGTGACTTGGTTAGCTGCCCCCTCCCTGGCCATGGAATTAACCCTATTATTGAAGGCAGCGAAACCATATCTTTTGATGGTAAAGCCGTTGCCCTAGAGGGCTGCCAAACAGCTTGTGGTTGTACCTTAATTAGCAGTATGCCTAATGTGAGCAGCGACTCGTAG
- a CDS encoding YdcF family protein, whose amino-acid sequence MNVFKTGKSLLRYFFVGIFSSLMLPALLMLYCAFDVYQTGNAKPQTLYADAAVVLGAAAWGKKPSPVFRERINHAIALYQSQRVGKLIFTGGTPKEGYMTEAEVGRLYALKQGVPKKDILFENTSRDTFQNLQNIRKILRDNDIDTVILVSDPYHLARARTIAHDLGIDAVTSATPTSRFTEEGKRRRFLMQETYALFSYRWNYWSERILSTLHLA is encoded by the coding sequence ATGAACGTATTCAAAACAGGAAAAAGCCTGCTGCGCTATTTTTTCGTCGGCATATTCTCCAGCCTGATGCTGCCCGCTCTGCTGATGCTTTATTGCGCTTTTGATGTTTACCAAACCGGCAATGCCAAGCCCCAAACGCTGTATGCCGATGCCGCCGTGGTGCTCGGCGCTGCCGCGTGGGGCAAAAAACCTTCGCCCGTATTCAGGGAGCGCATCAACCATGCCATTGCACTTTACCAAAGCCAGCGCGTGGGCAAGCTGATTTTTACCGGAGGCACGCCGAAAGAAGGCTATATGACGGAAGCAGAAGTGGGCAGGCTTTATGCTTTGAAGCAAGGTGTGCCGAAAAAAGATATTCTGTTCGAAAACACCTCGCGCGACACTTTTCAAAATCTGCAAAACATCCGCAAAATTCTACGCGATAACGATATCGACACAGTCATTCTTGTAAGCGACCCTTACCATTTGGCACGCGCACGCACGATTGCCCATGATTTAGGCATCGATGCCGTTACCTCCGCCACCCCAACCAGCCGCTTTACCGAAGAGGGCAAGCGCCGTCGTTTTTTGATGCAGGAAACTTATGCATTGTTCAGCTACCGTTGGAATTATTGGAGCGAGCGCATTTTAAGTACTTTGCATTTGGCTTGA
- a CDS encoding calcium-binding protein, which produces MNNTNIKAFELSQDHITTGKDEPFLNAVFEPELAQALPQDGLETALTEAVSAPEYDGNTLSGNEYAANGLNPVAIDLPQDAGVEATEIQAAEAAGSSAYPWLAGLGLGGGLIAGLASSGGGSGSDSHGKNTEAKPKAAPVIPVAQNKPVENRVEKVAGQDEEAVGHQIDDKVSDSVPVEELISLPGEEESKQEAAASVQITERAGPETQAQPVVQPRQPLAQPVPAEEEPQVTASLNHNEKEALESDEPQSEEEPSSRPNVTEEQAAEQSSVPEVTNEIPQNNEKVAVEPSTVGSVEIAESEAEGLAGPAAKAQNEENPNTLAEISKKQEIDLTTTGPKTVTTSAFISSNVPSGASYTVVKNAAEAAKAAAGNSGLKHIVISDGDHHTLFTKGAGGDYTVKWGSGTWGATFKDSVSVAAFHNGGGDITSALQSAINIAAKKGLGVEMPTDGTFVLSGKGAVVLAGTDYLSGNNSTLVYKDITSGFKSGITLAKNVKDVEIEGFNFDLQNLEGVRGIAGINSSGVTIENNNFVNVKNRAISFVTQDGNIDDLTIKNNNIVLKEGVKSDANSNYAIVLYNQSESSLYSGSLTKWHEYRGDKKVADNKYQITDALITGNKITGGYYGISFSGVSNSTISNNVISENMRNISMQNRSDNNKVINNYLTEGKSSAVHIAYMSNNNTVSKNIVSSSKASGQGLLQAYQGSQNNKFTHNEVNVTSKLGTGWMLYTGTDSNGTVFGHNTLNGNVNRKVVGVESIWDSNSSNGVVGAYMPRPLTLHDIVTKQNYTTSYNGGTGDLNDVRVTDNIIASNATNKQVSVLFMGAETSNGLYGNENLVGDINNLKFTGNHVMGGGFYKFVDTHTNGADINGFVNQHNGDMKGTVQNYVGSAANNAYFIDNVHDTVKESANGGKDTVYSTVDYTLSDNVENLVLLNIRPINGTGNDLDNLIKGNVGANVLDGGLGNDVLIGGEGRDVLTGGEGNDTFLFNAQLNGEVDRVTDFSADSDKLGLSTLVFGALEGDWFAQANAVTRETRVIQNGNKLFYDADGSGKYFSAVQFAELDGVDYELSASNFTIY; this is translated from the coding sequence ATGAATAATACCAATATAAAGGCTTTTGAATTAAGCCAAGATCACATTACAACGGGTAAAGACGAACCATTTTTAAATGCTGTTTTCGAGCCCGAATTGGCACAAGCTTTGCCGCAGGACGGATTGGAAACTGCTTTAACCGAAGCGGTTTCTGCTCCGGAATATGATGGCAACACGTTGTCTGGTAACGAGTATGCAGCCAATGGATTGAATCCGGTGGCGATTGACTTGCCGCAAGATGCAGGCGTGGAAGCAACGGAAATACAGGCAGCAGAGGCTGCCGGTTCTTCGGCCTATCCTTGGCTGGCCGGTTTGGGCTTGGGCGGCGGGCTGATTGCCGGCCTGGCTTCTTCAGGCGGCGGTTCGGGCTCCGATTCCCATGGAAAAAATACCGAGGCCAAGCCTAAGGCTGCTCCGGTTATTCCGGTTGCACAGAACAAGCCGGTAGAGAACCGTGTGGAAAAGGTTGCCGGACAAGATGAAGAAGCGGTTGGGCATCAAATAGACGACAAAGTTTCCGACAGTGTCCCGGTTGAAGAGCTAATCAGTTTGCCGGGCGAAGAAGAGAGCAAACAGGAAGCGGCCGCTTCTGTGCAAATAACAGAGAGGGCTGGGCCTGAAACACAGGCCCAGCCGGTAGTGCAGCCGAGGCAGCCTTTAGCGCAGCCTGTGCCTGCCGAAGAAGAGCCGCAAGTAACGGCTTCATTAAATCATAACGAGAAGGAAGCGCTTGAGTCTGATGAACCTCAATCCGAGGAAGAACCAAGCAGCAGACCGAATGTTACTGAAGAGCAAGCTGCCGAACAAAGCAGTGTTCCCGAAGTAACAAACGAAATACCTCAAAACAACGAGAAGGTTGCTGTAGAGCCTTCCACTGTTGGCAGTGTGGAAATTGCTGAGTCGGAGGCGGAGGGTCTGGCCGGCCCCGCTGCCAAAGCACAGAATGAAGAAAACCCAAATACTCTTGCTGAAATATCCAAAAAACAGGAGATTGATTTGACTACTACTGGCCCAAAAACAGTAACAACCAGCGCATTCATAAGCAGTAACGTACCGTCGGGTGCTTCGTATACCGTCGTGAAAAATGCGGCGGAAGCTGCGAAAGCTGCCGCGGGCAACAGCGGATTGAAGCATATCGTCATCAGCGACGGCGACCACCACACTTTGTTTACCAAAGGTGCGGGCGGAGACTACACGGTGAAGTGGGGCTCCGGCACATGGGGCGCTACGTTTAAAGACAGTGTTTCGGTTGCCGCATTCCACAATGGCGGCGGCGACATTACTTCCGCATTGCAATCGGCCATCAACATCGCGGCTAAAAAAGGCTTGGGCGTAGAGATGCCGACCGACGGCACTTTCGTTTTGAGCGGTAAAGGCGCGGTTGTTTTGGCAGGTACCGATTATCTGAGCGGCAACAATTCCACTTTGGTTTACAAAGATATTACCAGCGGCTTTAAGAGCGGCATCACGCTTGCAAAAAACGTGAAAGATGTGGAGATCGAAGGTTTCAACTTCGATTTGCAGAATCTGGAAGGCGTGCGCGGCATTGCAGGTATCAACAGCAGCGGCGTAACCATTGAAAACAATAACTTTGTTAATGTGAAAAACAGGGCCATCAGCTTTGTCACGCAAGACGGCAACATTGATGATCTGACCATCAAAAACAACAATATTGTTTTGAAAGAGGGTGTGAAGAGCGATGCCAATTCGAACTATGCCATTGTTCTTTACAACCAGTCTGAGTCCAGCCTGTATTCAGGCAGCTTGACCAAGTGGCACGAATACCGCGGCGACAAGAAAGTCGCCGACAATAAATATCAGATTACCGACGCGCTGATTACCGGCAACAAAATCACAGGCGGCTATTACGGCATCTCTTTTTCAGGGGTAAGCAACAGCACCATCAGCAATAATGTTATCAGCGAGAACATGCGTAATATTTCTATGCAGAACCGCAGCGATAACAACAAGGTAATCAACAACTATCTGACCGAAGGTAAATCTTCTGCGGTACATATCGCTTATATGTCAAACAACAACACGGTCAGCAAAAACATCGTTTCCAGCTCCAAGGCGAGCGGCCAAGGTTTGTTGCAGGCTTACCAAGGCAGCCAAAACAACAAATTCACCCACAATGAAGTCAATGTTACCAGCAAGCTGGGAACCGGCTGGATGCTCTATACCGGTACCGATTCCAACGGTACGGTATTCGGCCACAATACCTTAAACGGTAATGTAAACCGCAAAGTGGTGGGTGTGGAGTCGATTTGGGACAGCAATTCATCCAACGGTGTGGTGGGCGCTTATATGCCGCGTCCGCTGACCCTGCATGATATTGTGACCAAACAGAACTACACCACTAGCTATAACGGCGGTACCGGCGATTTGAACGATGTGCGCGTAACCGATAATATTATCGCCAGCAATGCCACCAACAAGCAGGTTTCCGTGTTGTTTATGGGTGCGGAAACTTCCAACGGTCTGTATGGCAATGAGAACTTGGTAGGCGACATCAACAACCTGAAGTTTACCGGCAATCATGTGATGGGCGGAGGCTTCTATAAGTTTGTGGACACACATACCAACGGCGCCGACATCAACGGCTTTGTCAACCAGCATAACGGCGATATGAAAGGTACGGTGCAGAACTATGTAGGTTCGGCAGCCAACAACGCCTATTTTATCGACAATGTTCACGATACCGTTAAAGAGTCTGCCAACGGCGGCAAAGACACGGTATACAGCACGGTTGATTACACGCTGTCCGATAACGTGGAAAATTTGGTCTTGCTCAATATCCGGCCTATCAACGGTACGGGCAATGATCTGGATAACCTGATCAAAGGCAACGTGGGGGCCAATGTATTGGACGGCGGTTTGGGCAACGATGTACTAATCGGCGGCGAGGGCAGAGATGTTCTGACCGGCGGCGAGGGTAATGATACGTTCCTGTTTAACGCCCAGTTAAACGGTGAAGTGGATCGTGTAACCGACTTCAGCGCCGACAGCGACAAGCTAGGCTTAAGCACGTTGGTGTTCGGTGCCTTGGAAGGCGACTGGTTTGCCCAAGCCAACGCGGTAACCAGAGAGACCCGCGTGATTCAAAACGGCAACAAGCTGTTTTATGATGCCGACGGCTCCGGTAAATACTTCAGCGCGGTGCAGTTTGCCGAGTTGGACGGTGTGGACTACGAATTAAGCGCTTCCAACTTCACCATTTATTAA